One genomic window of Pyrobaculum sp. 3827-6 includes the following:
- a CDS encoding amino acid ABC transporter permease encodes MAIENYLEALQYVVLGIPTTMSLALLSFVIGLVLGSMLLLVRFFLPKPLPWLASAYVEAFRGTPLLVQIFIIYFGVGGYLKSYGVNIDPFTAGVIALGLNSAAYQAEIFRSAVQAIPMEQYLTAEAYAFTKTQTFRHIIMPQALRIALPALMNELVLLIKDSSLVAVIGVTPPDIFRRADYYSASKFAYFEAYMAAATIYFIICYTMVKISHLIERKYAIPGYLRRGII; translated from the coding sequence ATGGCTATAGAAAACTATTTAGAAGCTCTTCAATACGTCGTACTCGGCATACCCACGACCATGTCCCTTGCACTCCTCTCTTTTGTAATAGGGCTAGTTCTGGGCTCCATGCTCTTGCTGGTCAGGTTCTTCCTGCCGAAGCCGTTGCCTTGGCTGGCCTCCGCCTACGTGGAGGCGTTCCGCGGAACGCCCCTCCTGGTGCAGATATTCATAATATACTTCGGGGTGGGGGGCTACTTGAAGAGCTACGGCGTCAACATTGACCCGTTCACCGCCGGGGTGATAGCCCTGGGGCTCAACAGCGCCGCCTACCAAGCCGAGATATTCCGCTCGGCGGTCCAAGCCATCCCTATGGAGCAGTACCTAACCGCCGAGGCCTACGCCTTTACGAAAACCCAGACGTTTCGCCACATCATCATGCCTCAAGCCCTGAGAATCGCCCTCCCGGCCTTAATGAACGAGCTGGTCCTCTTGATAAAGGACTCCTCCCTAGTGGCCGTCATAGGCGTCACGCCCCCCGACATATTTAGAAGAGCAGACTACTACTCCGCGTCTAAATTCGCCTACTTCGAAGCCTACATGGCGGCGGCGACTATATACTTCATAATCTGCTACACCATGGTGAAGATCAGCCACCTCATCGAGCGGAAATACGCCATACCTGGATATTTAAGAAGAGGCATAATATAG
- a CDS encoding putative metallopeptidase: protein MAYIRLAEVETDLKNAVARHGIGHLLSVDIAVVYNPNSRSRAVARIWGLNKIFQEVYGLRPLYVVELLRHFAELSCEARVRAVAHELAHIPSTGSGALRPHNRYFWRDYRRYVRLFKCDDFPSLKKQL from the coding sequence GTGGCTTATATCAGACTCGCCGAGGTGGAGACAGATCTAAAAAACGCCGTTGCGAGACACGGCATAGGTCACCTGCTCAGCGTCGACATCGCGGTGGTCTACAATCCCAACTCCCGCTCCCGGGCTGTGGCGAGGATCTGGGGGCTAAACAAGATATTTCAGGAAGTCTACGGGCTACGCCCCCTCTACGTCGTGGAGCTTCTGAGACACTTCGCAGAGCTTAGTTGCGAGGCGAGGGTCCGGGCCGTGGCGCATGAGCTGGCGCACATACCCTCCACAGGTAGCGGGGCGCTGAGGCCCCACAATAGATACTTCTGGAGGGACTACAGGAGATACGTCCGGCTTTTTAAATGCGACGACTTTCCCTCTCTCAAAAAGCAACTATAG
- a CDS encoding Glu/Leu/Phe/Val dehydrogenase: protein MAENGKFLSYVLQNLKRGVELGGFPEDFYRIISKPKRILQVSIPVKMDNGRYEVFEGYRVQHCDALGPFKGGVRFHPEVTLADDVALAVLMTLKNSLAGLPYGGAKGAVRVDPKKLSQRELEELSRGYARAIAPLIGDVVDIPAPDVGTNAQIMAWMVDEYSKIKGYNVPGVFTSKPPELWGNPVREYATGFGVAVVTKAAANKLWGGIEGKTVAIHGAGNTGAWAAYWLEKMGAKVVAVSNTKGSVFNKAGIPANEILKVYTREKSILELEGEKSESTDLPLYVEADVLIPAAIENVISGDNVGGVRARVVVEGANGPTTPEAERVLYQRGVLVVPDILANAGGVVMSYLEWVENLQWYIWDEEETRRKLESIMTTNFNRVYQRWEKEKQWTMRDAAIVTALERIYKTMKTRGWI, encoded by the coding sequence ATGGCGGAAAACGGCAAATTCCTTAGCTACGTGCTTCAAAACCTGAAGAGAGGGGTTGAGCTCGGCGGCTTCCCAGAGGACTTCTATAGAATAATATCCAAACCAAAGAGAATACTCCAAGTCTCTATACCTGTAAAAATGGATAACGGCAGGTACGAGGTGTTTGAAGGCTATCGTGTTCAGCATTGTGACGCTCTTGGTCCTTTTAAGGGTGGTGTTCGTTTTCATCCTGAGGTTACTCTTGCCGACGACGTGGCTTTGGCTGTTTTGATGACGCTTAAAAACAGCCTCGCGGGTCTTCCCTACGGCGGGGCTAAGGGGGCTGTTAGAGTAGACCCCAAGAAGCTCTCCCAGCGGGAGCTTGAAGAGCTGTCGAGAGGCTACGCCAGAGCCATAGCCCCGCTGATAGGCGACGTGGTTGACATCCCAGCCCCAGACGTGGGGACAAACGCCCAGATAATGGCATGGATGGTAGACGAATACTCCAAAATAAAGGGATACAACGTGCCGGGGGTATTCACCTCCAAACCCCCAGAGCTCTGGGGAAACCCAGTAAGAGAATACGCCACAGGCTTTGGAGTAGCCGTGGTGACAAAAGCGGCGGCCAACAAGCTGTGGGGTGGAATCGAGGGTAAAACTGTCGCTATCCACGGCGCGGGAAACACGGGGGCATGGGCCGCCTACTGGCTGGAGAAGATGGGGGCGAAGGTCGTAGCGGTGTCGAATACCAAGGGGTCTGTCTTCAATAAGGCGGGTATACCTGCCAATGAAATTTTGAAAGTCTATACGCGCGAGAAATCTATACTGGAGCTTGAGGGGGAGAAAAGCGAGAGCACAGATCTCCCACTTTATGTAGAGGCCGACGTGCTTATTCCTGCTGCTATTGAGAATGTTATTAGTGGGGATAATGTGGGTGGTGTTAGGGCTAGGGTTGTGGTGGAGGGGGCTAATGGCCCTACTACGCCGGAGGCTGAGCGGGTTTTGTACCAGCGTGGTGTCTTAGTGGTGCCAGACATCCTCGCAAACGCCGGCGGGGTGGTGATGTCCTACCTGGAGTGGGTGGAGAATCTCCAGTGGTATATCTGGGACGAGGAGGAGACTAGACGCAAGCTGGAGTCCATAATGACCACCAACTTCAACCGGGTATACCAGAGGTGGGAGAAGGAGAAGCAGTGGACTATGAGAGACGCAGCGATAGTCACAGCCCTAGAGAGAATATACAAAACCATGAAAACAAGAGGATGGATCTAG
- a CDS encoding isocitrate/isopropylmalate dehydrogenase family protein, which produces MPYRLLVIPGDGIGPEVVEAAMHVIRAAASRYGVEFEIKMGEAGDVALRKYGAAMPQDVLKLADSADVIFKGPIGESAYDVTSLIRMRYTLYANIRPVKNLPGVPAVKDIDCVFVRENVEDVYVGAEYKVGSVAIALKVITEQGTRRVARVARRYAEARRRKVTVVHKANVLRITDGFFRDVALEELKGLEVDQMYVDAAAMELVRNPARFDVVLTTNQYGDILTDLAAQVAGGIGLAPSGNIGEHKAMFEPVHGAAFDIAGRGVANPIATILSAALMFEWLGRRDAAEAIRRAVEKSLEAGIKTPDIGGRSSTIEVGKYIASIIQ; this is translated from the coding sequence ATGCCGTATAGACTGCTGGTAATCCCCGGCGACGGCATCGGGCCAGAGGTGGTGGAGGCGGCTATGCATGTCATAAGGGCCGCGGCGTCTAGATACGGCGTTGAGTTTGAGATAAAGATGGGAGAGGCTGGTGACGTTGCTTTGAGGAAATACGGCGCCGCCATGCCGCAGGACGTTTTGAAACTCGCCGACTCCGCCGACGTCATTTTTAAAGGCCCTATCGGCGAATCTGCCTACGACGTGACTTCGCTGATTAGGATGCGGTACACCTTGTATGCAAATATCAGGCCGGTGAAGAATCTGCCCGGCGTGCCCGCGGTCAAGGATATAGACTGTGTGTTCGTCAGGGAGAACGTAGAGGACGTGTATGTAGGCGCCGAGTATAAAGTGGGGAGCGTCGCCATTGCGCTTAAGGTCATTACCGAACAGGGGACGAGGCGCGTGGCGAGGGTGGCGAGGCGCTACGCAGAGGCGCGGCGGCGGAAGGTGACTGTCGTCCACAAGGCGAACGTGTTGAGGATCACGGACGGCTTTTTTAGAGACGTGGCGCTGGAGGAGCTGAAGGGGCTTGAAGTTGACCAGATGTACGTCGACGCGGCGGCTATGGAGCTTGTGAGAAACCCCGCGAGGTTTGACGTGGTTTTGACGACCAACCAGTACGGCGACATATTAACCGACCTCGCGGCGCAGGTGGCCGGGGGTATAGGCCTAGCGCCGAGCGGCAACATCGGGGAGCACAAGGCCATGTTTGAGCCTGTGCACGGGGCGGCTTTCGACATCGCCGGCAGGGGGGTGGCCAACCCCATTGCCACAATACTCTCGGCCGCCTTGATGTTTGAGTGGCTTGGGAGGAGAGACGCCGCCGAGGCCATAAGAAGAGCTGTTGAGAAAAGTCTAGAAGCTGGTATAAAAACTCCAGATATTGGTGGCAGAAGTTCAACAATAGAAGTAGGGAAATATATCGCATCAATTATACAGTAG
- a CDS encoding homocitrate synthase family protein: MRIFDTTLRDGEQMPGVALSPGEKLQIALALDEAGVDMIEAGFAAVSRDEKMAIRQISKEVSTAKVVSLARMSKADVDAALDADVDMVHVFIATSDIHLKYKLGISREEALRRIEEVVSYAKSHGVEVLFSAEDATRSDLEFLVEAYRRAVEAGADEINVPDTVGVMTPSRMAYLVRYLKERLPPVPMHVHCHDDFGMAVANTVTAIENGADVAQVVVNNFGERAGNAALEEVVAAVHYLLGLRTNVKLEKLYGLSQLVSKLFGVPVPPNKAVVGENAFSHEAGIHVHGVLNNPFTYEPMRPEDVGNRRRIVLGKHSGRHSVAWALKNMGVEPSDALVDYVLDAVKELAVRKVRVDEVVLRELVNRYNRGVSATHAV, encoded by the coding sequence ATAAGGATCTTCGACACAACTCTGAGAGATGGCGAGCAGATGCCCGGCGTCGCCTTATCCCCCGGCGAGAAGCTCCAGATCGCCTTGGCGCTGGACGAGGCTGGTGTGGATATGATTGAGGCGGGCTTCGCCGCCGTTTCGAGAGACGAGAAGATGGCGATTAGGCAGATCTCCAAGGAGGTTTCCACCGCAAAGGTAGTCAGCCTAGCCAGGATGTCTAAGGCCGACGTGGACGCCGCGTTGGATGCCGACGTGGACATGGTCCACGTATTTATCGCGACTTCCGACATCCATCTGAAGTACAAGCTAGGCATCTCCAGGGAGGAGGCTCTTAGGAGGATAGAGGAGGTGGTGTCCTATGCGAAGTCCCACGGCGTGGAGGTCTTGTTCAGCGCTGAGGACGCGACGAGGAGCGACTTGGAGTTTTTAGTGGAGGCGTATAGGAGGGCCGTTGAGGCGGGGGCTGACGAGATAAACGTGCCCGACACCGTGGGGGTCATGACCCCCAGCAGAATGGCCTACTTGGTGAGGTACCTAAAGGAGCGTCTGCCCCCCGTGCCTATGCACGTGCACTGTCACGACGACTTCGGCATGGCCGTGGCCAACACGGTCACCGCTATTGAAAACGGCGCGGACGTGGCGCAGGTCGTGGTTAACAACTTCGGCGAGAGGGCGGGCAACGCGGCGCTGGAGGAGGTGGTTGCGGCGGTGCACTACCTCCTGGGCTTGAGGACTAACGTAAAGCTTGAGAAGCTGTACGGACTCTCTCAGCTGGTTTCTAAGCTGTTCGGCGTGCCGGTCCCGCCTAACAAGGCGGTGGTGGGGGAAAACGCCTTTAGCCACGAGGCGGGCATCCACGTACACGGGGTGCTGAACAACCCCTTCACCTACGAGCCCATGAGGCCTGAGGATGTAGGGAACAGAAGGAGGATTGTATTGGGTAAGCACTCTGGTCGGCACTCCGTGGCGTGGGCGTTGAAGAACATGGGCGTGGAGCCGAGCGACGCGCTGGTGGACTACGTGCTGGACGCCGTCAAGGAGCTGGCTGTGAGGAAGGTCAGAGTCGACGAGGTGGTGCTTAGGGAACTCGTGAATAGATATAACCGGGGAGTTTCAGCGACTCATGCCGTATAG
- a CDS encoding 3-isopropylmalate dehydratase small subunit — protein sequence MKIRGRAITYGDKIDTDVIIPAKYLVYTDPAVLGQHAMEPLDPEFPKKAKGAVLVAGRAFGMGSSREQAALALKGAGVLAVVAESFARIFFRNAVNVGLPVLQAPGIRQKVRDGDELEVDVESGTVKNLTTGEVVVGKPLRGLPLEILKAGGLLNYLKRSQ from the coding sequence ATGAAGATTAGAGGAAGGGCAATTACATACGGCGACAAGATCGACACAGACGTCATAATACCCGCCAAATATCTAGTATACACAGACCCAGCCGTGCTAGGCCAACACGCCATGGAGCCCCTCGACCCAGAGTTCCCCAAGAAGGCAAAGGGCGCGGTCTTGGTAGCAGGCAGAGCGTTCGGCATGGGCTCGTCGCGGGAACAGGCGGCCCTGGCCCTGAAAGGCGCCGGGGTGCTGGCCGTGGTGGCGGAGAGCTTCGCCAGGATATTCTTCCGAAACGCCGTCAACGTGGGGCTCCCAGTCCTCCAAGCGCCCGGAATAAGGCAGAAGGTAAGGGATGGAGATGAGCTAGAGGTCGATGTGGAAAGCGGGACTGTGAAGAACCTGACGACGGGCGAGGTTGTGGTGGGCAAACCGCTGAGAGGCCTGCCTCTTGAGATACTGAAAGCAGGAGGGCTCCTCAACTACTTAAAGAGATCTCAGTAG
- a CDS encoding archaemetzincin family Zn-dependent metalloprotease produces the protein MRPRLVVAAPPGVGPLAVPEFDVEWRTAEIPYTKFIEPARGQCRADKLVAALSSGVAEPTVYVVDCDGYYPGLNFVFGLAAPALKTAVVFTARLRGPRFEERLVKEITHEAGHLYGLGHCQNPRCVMHFSNSLLDTDYKLPYFCDTCRRRLLRSL, from the coding sequence ATGAGGCCTAGGCTGGTGGTGGCGGCCCCCCCAGGGGTGGGGCCGCTGGCGGTGCCCGAATTCGACGTGGAGTGGCGCACCGCGGAGATCCCATATACGAAGTTTATAGAGCCCGCGAGGGGTCAGTGCAGAGCAGATAAACTCGTCGCCGCTCTCTCCAGCGGCGTCGCGGAGCCCACTGTCTACGTCGTGGATTGCGACGGCTACTACCCGGGGCTGAACTTCGTCTTTGGCCTCGCGGCTCCTGCCCTTAAGACGGCTGTTGTCTTTACGGCCAGGCTTAGGGGACCCCGGTTCGAGGAGAGGCTGGTAAAAGAAATTACGCACGAGGCGGGGCACCTCTACGGCCTTGGCCACTGCCAAAACCCCAGGTGCGTGATGCACTTCAGCAACTCGCTACTCGACACCGACTACAAACTCCCTTACTTCTGTGATACTTGTAGAAGACGTCTACTGAGATCTCTTTAA
- a CDS encoding phosphoadenosine phosphosulfate reductase family protein, whose amino-acid sequence MPLWWCEDLNIPVLDPKRAADRCGGFIEVKLTNPADPRPAFPADIAATREAVANELGDWELAEVLVPGDEVVLLNKIPGYADQADEVVVRGKLVGHRFYDVLEGRWRFRPLYEGVAAVLDMRRGYWAVVDMAELPEGYDIHPERVVEGRLPEEKFRHVAVATADGRTHGVAKLFRGRRLHVVKSWRARRPLPPGRPSSLAEAAEFNREYIEAKAGEAVEFIKSVAAKYRKPVVVSYSGGKDSLVALDLTARSGVAFLIYFNDTGLEPPETYENLKVVAERYGVEVVTGSAGSRFWEAMERFGPPARDYRWCCKVIKLGPTAEALKSRFPEGYISVVGQRGAESLQRARLPRVSPSKWAAGSIVAAPLQGWTALEVWLYIFLHKLPYNKAYERGFDRLGCVVCPANELAELELVKRSYPDVYDKMEKALRRQYSEEEIRWGLWRWRGRVPGDMARWVKNYEDKPLPVRIEGGGGALKIHIDGEPNMETLRELLKMMGRVEGTAVHTKKGVVKLERLGRLWLIHGVDRKTALDAAGLLVRSTICGDCDLCVRWCPTGALRRTGPGRSFKVDESKCIGCLMCSAACPAAQYLVYRNEA is encoded by the coding sequence GTGCCTCTCTGGTGGTGCGAGGATTTAAACATCCCGGTGCTGGACCCCAAGAGGGCGGCGGATAGATGCGGCGGCTTTATAGAAGTTAAGCTGACCAACCCGGCCGACCCCAGGCCTGCTTTCCCCGCGGATATAGCCGCCACGAGAGAGGCGGTGGCCAACGAGCTGGGGGACTGGGAGCTCGCGGAGGTTCTGGTGCCCGGAGACGAGGTGGTTCTCTTGAACAAGATACCTGGCTACGCCGATCAGGCCGACGAGGTAGTGGTGAGGGGGAAGCTTGTCGGCCACAGGTTTTACGACGTGTTGGAGGGCCGGTGGAGGTTTAGGCCGCTGTACGAGGGGGTAGCCGCGGTTCTAGACATGCGGAGGGGGTACTGGGCTGTTGTCGACATGGCGGAGCTCCCGGAGGGGTACGACATACATCCGGAGAGGGTGGTGGAGGGGCGCCTGCCGGAGGAGAAGTTTAGACATGTGGCGGTGGCCACCGCTGACGGCAGGACGCACGGCGTCGCGAAGCTCTTCCGGGGGAGGCGGCTCCACGTGGTCAAGTCGTGGCGGGCTAGGAGGCCGCTTCCGCCGGGGAGGCCCTCTTCTCTAGCCGAGGCCGCGGAGTTCAACCGTGAGTATATAGAGGCGAAGGCAGGGGAGGCTGTGGAGTTTATAAAATCCGTCGCGGCGAAGTACAGAAAGCCGGTGGTCGTGTCCTACTCCGGCGGGAAGGACAGCCTAGTCGCGCTTGACTTGACGGCGAGGAGCGGGGTGGCGTTCCTCATCTACTTCAACGACACGGGGCTGGAGCCCCCCGAGACTTATGAAAACTTGAAGGTGGTGGCCGAGAGGTACGGCGTCGAGGTCGTCACCGGGTCGGCGGGGTCGCGGTTCTGGGAGGCCATGGAGAGGTTCGGCCCGCCCGCGCGGGACTACAGGTGGTGTTGCAAGGTTATTAAGCTGGGGCCCACGGCTGAGGCTCTCAAGTCGAGGTTCCCCGAGGGCTACATCAGCGTGGTTGGGCAGAGGGGGGCCGAGTCTCTCCAGAGGGCCAGGCTCCCCCGGGTGTCTCCGAGCAAGTGGGCCGCCGGCTCCATAGTGGCGGCGCCTCTGCAGGGCTGGACGGCGCTGGAGGTGTGGCTCTACATATTCCTCCATAAGCTTCCGTACAACAAGGCGTATGAGAGAGGCTTCGACAGGCTGGGGTGCGTGGTGTGCCCCGCGAACGAGCTGGCCGAGCTGGAGCTTGTGAAGAGGAGCTACCCAGATGTCTACGACAAGATGGAGAAGGCGCTTAGGAGGCAGTACAGCGAGGAGGAGATCCGGTGGGGGCTCTGGAGGTGGCGGGGGAGGGTGCCGGGGGACATGGCTAGGTGGGTTAAGAACTACGAGGACAAGCCGCTACCCGTCAGAATAGAGGGCGGCGGCGGGGCGTTGAAAATACATATCGACGGCGAGCCGAATATGGAGACGCTGAGGGAGTTGCTGAAGATGATGGGGAGGGTTGAGGGCACGGCGGTCCACACAAAGAAGGGCGTCGTCAAGCTGGAGAGACTGGGGAGGCTGTGGCTTATCCACGGCGTCGACAGGAAAACCGCGCTGGACGCCGCCGGCCTACTCGTGAGGTCTACCATATGCGGCGACTGCGATCTCTGCGTGAGGTGGTGTCCCACCGGCGCCTTGAGGAGGACAGGCCCCGGCAGATCCTTCAAGGTGGACGAGAGCAAGTGCATCGGCTGTCTTATGTGTAGCGCCGCATGCCCCGCTGCCCAGTACCTCGTCTATAGAAATGAGGCCTAG
- the lysS gene encoding homocitrate synthase, protein MDFAIYAPGERRVRILDSTLREGEQTPGVVFSEEWRVRIAKALSDIGVGMIEVGDPNVAPDIKSAIKKIVQLKKEGVIQSEIVVHSRAVKQDLETAASLEPDRVAVFYGVSDVHLKYKHRKTREEALSVIADMVSLVKAHGVSVRFTAEDASRADLDYLVQVVKVARDAGADRVSIADTVGVFTPERAREYFSKVRAAVPDVGLDIHAHNDFGMAVANSLAAVEGGADVVHTTVNGLGERAGITPLQVFAAAYYYHKGVKLVKLEKLPEITAMVEAATGITLMPTFPVSGENAFTHKAGVHQAGVLSNPETYEPIPPEVVGRARDFSLDKYSGRRAVQHRLERLGVSVPPDVVDKVVEEVKRSNVPRLRDEDLLEILERVTNMKFKAIVNRHIEAFVWLKVANNVYTTSVARRVAALKNVVSVSEITGDYDVVVKVVAENAEELNRVIENIREIKGVAATLTSLVLKELPVNSHTI, encoded by the coding sequence GTGGATTTCGCCATTTATGCACCAGGGGAAAGAAGAGTCAGGATTCTCGACTCCACGCTGAGAGAGGGCGAGCAGACGCCCGGCGTCGTATTTTCAGAAGAGTGGCGTGTTAGGATCGCCAAGGCGCTGTCCGACATCGGCGTCGGGATGATCGAGGTGGGGGATCCCAACGTCGCCCCCGACATTAAATCTGCCATTAAGAAGATTGTCCAGCTGAAGAAGGAGGGGGTCATCCAGAGCGAGATTGTGGTGCACAGCCGGGCGGTTAAGCAGGATTTGGAGACGGCGGCGTCGCTGGAGCCCGACCGGGTGGCGGTGTTCTACGGCGTGAGCGACGTCCACCTGAAGTACAAGCACCGGAAGACGAGGGAGGAGGCCCTCTCAGTAATCGCAGACATGGTGTCCCTAGTGAAGGCCCACGGGGTGTCTGTGAGGTTCACGGCGGAGGACGCGTCTAGGGCCGACCTGGACTACCTCGTACAGGTGGTGAAGGTAGCCCGGGACGCCGGGGCCGACAGGGTGAGCATCGCAGACACCGTGGGCGTGTTCACGCCGGAGAGGGCCCGGGAGTACTTCTCCAAGGTGAGGGCCGCGGTGCCCGACGTGGGTTTAGACATACATGCCCACAACGACTTCGGCATGGCTGTGGCCAACAGCCTCGCGGCTGTCGAGGGCGGGGCCGACGTGGTGCACACCACTGTCAACGGCCTTGGGGAGAGGGCGGGCATAACGCCTCTGCAGGTCTTCGCCGCCGCCTACTACTACCACAAGGGGGTCAAGCTGGTGAAGCTTGAAAAGCTACCGGAGATCACCGCCATGGTCGAGGCGGCCACCGGCATCACGCTGATGCCCACCTTCCCTGTGTCTGGGGAAAACGCCTTTACCCACAAGGCGGGGGTGCACCAGGCAGGTGTGCTGTCTAACCCGGAGACCTACGAGCCCATCCCGCCGGAGGTCGTCGGGAGGGCTAGAGACTTCTCCCTGGATAAGTACAGCGGGAGGAGGGCAGTCCAGCACCGCCTGGAGAGGCTGGGCGTCTCCGTGCCGCCGGATGTCGTCGACAAGGTTGTGGAGGAGGTGAAGAGGAGCAACGTGCCCAGACTTAGAGACGAGGACCTCCTGGAGATTCTGGAGAGGGTTACAAATATGAAGTTCAAGGCCATTGTAAATAGACACATAGAGGCCTTCGTCTGGCTGAAGGTGGCGAACAACGTCTACACCACGTCAGTGGCTAGGCGGGTCGCCGCGTTGAAAAATGTGGTGTCTGTATCTGAGATCACCGGCGACTACGACGTGGTGGTGAAGGTTGTCGCCGAAAACGCTGAGGAGCTAAACCGCGTGATTGAAAACATAAGAGAGATCAAGGGCGTGGCGGCGACGCTGACAAGCCTAGTTCTAAAAGAGCTACCTGTCAACTCCCATACTATATAG
- the argF gene encoding ornithine carbamoyltransferase, whose protein sequence is MRHLLTLMEFAPHEVEYLLRLSRDFKTRYLAGEVYTPLFPGRIVLLYFEKHSTRTRLSLTAAAAQLGMQAVYTTPSELQLARGETIADTMRVVSRYAAAVAARVYRHETLEEMARYSSIPVINALSDRHHPLQALADALTLWERAGRLHHVKVAFVGDVSNNVATSLAVVGAKLGWEVRLVGPKQLWNQKLVDELAEDLSKTGGRIYFTDSINEVADVDGVYTDVWVSMGFEKEAEERRRLLKPYQVNQRVMDIAGRRAVFLHCLPAHRGEEVTDEVIDGPQSAVWDQAENRMHTAKAVFAYLLK, encoded by the coding sequence ATGAGGCACCTGCTGACGCTTATGGAGTTCGCCCCGCATGAGGTGGAGTACCTACTGCGCCTCTCGAGGGATTTCAAGACGCGGTATCTGGCTGGGGAGGTCTACACGCCTCTGTTTCCGGGCAGAATTGTACTGCTCTACTTCGAGAAGCACAGCACGAGGACCCGCCTGTCTCTCACCGCGGCGGCGGCTCAGCTGGGGATGCAGGCGGTGTACACCACGCCGAGCGAGCTCCAGCTGGCGAGGGGGGAAACCATCGCAGACACCATGAGGGTCGTGTCGAGGTACGCCGCGGCCGTCGCCGCCCGGGTGTACAGACACGAGACTCTTGAAGAAATGGCGCGCTACAGCTCTATACCGGTGATAAATGCGCTGTCCGACAGACACCACCCACTCCAAGCCCTGGCAGACGCCTTGACGCTGTGGGAGAGAGCCGGCCGGCTCCACCACGTCAAGGTGGCTTTTGTAGGCGACGTCTCTAACAACGTAGCCACAAGCCTCGCGGTTGTAGGCGCCAAGCTGGGCTGGGAGGTGAGGCTAGTGGGGCCAAAGCAACTGTGGAACCAGAAGCTGGTGGACGAACTCGCCGAGGACCTCTCCAAGACCGGGGGCAGGATCTACTTCACAGACTCAATAAACGAGGTGGCCGACGTGGACGGAGTCTATACAGACGTCTGGGTCTCCATGGGCTTTGAAAAGGAGGCGGAGGAGAGGAGGCGCCTTCTAAAGCCCTACCAGGTCAACCAAAGGGTGATGGATATCGCAGGGAGGAGGGCCGTCTTCCTACACTGCCTACCGGCCCACAGAGGCGAGGAGGTAACCGACGAAGTCATCGACGGCCCCCAGTCAGCCGTCTGGGACCAGGCGGAGAACAGGATGCACACGGCAAAGGCCGTCTTCGCCTACCTCCTAAAATAA